A genome region from Eurosta solidaginis isolate ZX-2024a chromosome 2, ASM4086904v1, whole genome shotgun sequence includes the following:
- the Vha100-5 gene encoding LOW QUALITY PROTEIN: V-type proton ATPase 116 kDa subunit a 1 (The sequence of the model RefSeq protein was modified relative to this genomic sequence to represent the inferred CDS: inserted 6 bases in 5 codons; deleted 1 base in 1 codon; substituted 5 bases at 5 genomic stop codons), whose protein sequence is MGDIFRGEEMALCQMFIQPEAAYSSXAELGESGCVQFRDVSQXMNALQCRFVFQVRFLDELERRLRYIENELRKAGIIISEMIDEMHTPMPRETINLEAXLEAIETXIGKLASSKQTLHEIYQGMIELKLLLXAEVFFTNNEDMKQTISHNLPDADATPQQQTGKXRSSELGFIAVVIDMQNFFSFECMLWRISYGNIFLKRSIVSEMLPDLETGKLVSKTIFLAFFQADRLKKRIKKVCAGYYAAVYPCPMAYAEXQKMIKDDGGRIQDLILMLNQTADHRNRVLVAASKILADWTAMVTKXKAIYHTLNHSNIDVIRKYLIGKAWVSTKTLPVVRDALARGSIKVDSTVTSFLNVIDTQAQLSTYFRTNKFTYGFQNLIDAYGLANYGEANPAFYTCITYRFIFAVMFGGMEHSLIIRLIALYMTLNEQKLSKFKDEIFELFCTGRYIILLLGIFSMYXGFIYNDLFSKSLKIFGSAWYTPSVHLVLVLTVDPRCALKGVYRVGMDPISAMAANKIIFLNTYKMKLSIIFSVLHMLFGLILAXFVPQISLLLLLFGCMVLMVFFKWTIYSGKASERALTPGCAPSILILFINIVTNISNTKGYCHL, encoded by the exons aaATGAACGCCCTTCAGTGTCGCTTTGTTTTTCAAGTTCGA TTTTTGGATGAATTAGAACGTAGACTACGTTACATAGAAAATGAGTTACGCAAAGCTGGCATAATCATAAGCGAAATGATTGATGAGATGCATACACCAATGCCGCGTGAAACAATTAATTTGGAAGCGTAACTCGAAGCTATTGAAACATAGATAGGTAAACTTGCCAGCAGCAAACAAACGCTACATGAAATTTATCAAGGAATGATCGAATTAAAATTGCTGC ATGCCGAAGTTTTTTTCACTAACAACGAAGACATGAAACAAACGATTTCACATAATTTACCAGATGCTGATGCAACACCCCAACAACAAACAGGAAAATAACGCTCTAGTGAGTTGGGCTTTATAGCTGTTGTAATTGATATGCAAAATTTCTTCTCTTTCGAATGCATGTTGTGGCGTATTTCATATGGCAATATATTTCTTAAACGCAGTATAGTAAGTGAAATGCTACCTGATTTGGAAACAGGTAAACTAGTGAGTAAGACGATATTCCTTGCATTCTTCCAAGCTGATCGACTTAAGAAACGCATCAAAAAAGTATGCGCAGGTTATTATGCTGCAGTCTATCCTTGCCCAATGGCTTATGCAG CGCAAAAAATGATAAAAGATGATGGTGGGCGTATTCAAGATTTAATACTGATGCTCAATCAAACAGCAGATCATCGTAATCGCGTGCTGGTTGCTGCATCGAAAATTTTAGCTGATTGGACTGCAATGGTGACCA TTAAAGCTATATATCATACGCTAAATCACTCCAATATAGACGTAATCCGCAAATATTTGATTGGTAAAGCGTGGGTGTCAACCAAAACTTTGCCTGTAGTGCGTGATGCACTTGCGCGCGGCTCGATCAAAGTAGATAGCACAGTCACATCATTTCTGAACGTAATTGATACGCAAGCGCAACTTTCAACATATTTTCGTACTAATAAATTTACATATGGATTTCAAAATCTTATTGATGCATATGGCCTGGCCAACTATGGTGAAGCAAATCCAGCATTCTATACCTGCATAACatatcgttttatatttgcggtAATGTTTGGTGGTATGGAACATAGTTTGATTATACGCCTCATAGCTTTATATATGACATTGAATGAGCAAAAACTAAGCAAATTTAAGGATGAAATATTCGAGTTATTCTGTACTGGGCGTTACATCATTTTATTGCTGGGCATCTTCTCAATGT ACGGGTTTATTTATAATGATCTGttttcaaaatcattgaaaatctTCGGTTCTGCATGGTATACACCTTCAGTACATCTAGTACTAGTGCTAACTGTCGATCCACGCTGTGCACTCAAAGGCGTTTATCGAGTTGGCATGGATCCCATTTCGGCTATGGCTGCTAATAAGATTATATTTTTGAATACTTACAAAATGAAACTTTCTATCATTTTCAGTGTTTTGCACATGCTCTTTGGTTTGATATTAGC CTTTGTGCCTCAGATAAGCCTCCTGCTTCTGCTTTTCGGTTGTATGGTGCTTATGGTGTTTTTTAAATGGACGATTTATTCAGGCAAGGCTTCAGAGCGAGCTCTTACACCTGGCTGTGCTCCTTCTATActtatactttttataaatattgttactaatattagcaacactaaggggtactgccatctctag